The Pseudomonas sp. DG56-2 genome contains a region encoding:
- the betI gene encoding transcriptional regulator BetI, producing the protein MPKVGMQPIRRQQLIEATLLAIDQVGMGDASIALIARLAGVSNGIISHYFQDKNGLIAATMQYLMSVLSENVVANRQALKNNSPRAHLQVIIEGNFDASQVNGPAMKTWLAFWASSMHQPSLHRLQRINDHRLYSNLCCQFRRVLPLPEARTAARGLAALIDGLWLRGALSGEAFDTDQAKQIAYEYMDLQLAKQTSPNTQTRTSEPLRAAIAKQAGASLG; encoded by the coding sequence ATGCCCAAGGTCGGTATGCAACCTATTCGCCGCCAGCAGTTAATCGAAGCCACATTGCTGGCTATTGACCAGGTCGGCATGGGAGACGCCAGCATTGCGCTGATCGCCCGTTTGGCCGGTGTGTCGAATGGCATCATCAGTCACTACTTTCAGGACAAGAACGGCCTGATCGCAGCGACTATGCAGTACTTGATGAGCGTGCTGAGCGAGAACGTCGTCGCCAACCGGCAGGCGCTCAAGAACAACAGCCCGCGTGCCCACCTGCAGGTGATCATCGAAGGCAACTTCGACGCCAGTCAGGTCAACGGCCCGGCAATGAAAACCTGGTTGGCCTTCTGGGCCTCCAGCATGCACCAGCCGTCTTTGCACAGGTTGCAGCGGATCAACGATCACCGCTTGTATTCCAACCTGTGCTGCCAGTTCCGCCGCGTCCTGCCGCTGCCTGAGGCACGCACTGCGGCGCGTGGGCTGGCAGCGTTGATCGATGGTCTGTGGCTGCGCGGTGCGCTGTCCGGAGAAGCTTTCGACACCGACCAGGCGAAACAAATCGCTTACGAATACATGGATCTACAACTGGCGAAGCAGACGAGTCCGAACACACAAACCCGGACCTCTGAACCACTACGCGCCGCAATTGCCAAACAGGCAGGAGCGT